From Balneola sp. MJW-20:
GCGTCGGTAACGGAAGCGCAACCGGCTGAGAGTAAAACGATGCAGGTAACGGCGAATAATGACTTAAGAGATTTCATAGCTAGATAAAAATTTGATTGTACGTTGGGTTAAGAACAAGAGGTATAAAAACCCTATTTGTTACAGTTCAATGTTAGATTATGTGAATTTTATAGATGTATTTATAGTCGACTGTAAGAGTCCCGTATCTTTATTTTGTTACACAATTAACCTAAATCATTTCTAATAAATGAGCTACTATTTTATTAAAAAAAATTAATATTTCAAATAAAAGTCGAATATGATGTGTCTAAGAAAACATTTTGATAAACATTTCATCCTCTTATCTTTACGGAACACCGGGATACAGACTGGCTTATTCAGGGTCCCATCAAATAAATCATCATAACATTGTCGAACGGACGAGTAGATTATTCTGAGTTAGTGGAAGCTCTGCAAAAGGGTGATGATGCTAAGGCTGGTGAGCTTATCAATGAAGTTCTTCCCAGGCTACAGGATTACCTGGCAGTTGTGATGAATGCCGAACGAGGAGCAGCCCGAGAGTGTGTTCAGCAAGCTTTTCTGGACGTTTTTGAACAGATACGCAAAGATAAGATCAAAGAAAGTAAGTATATCTTCAGTTATCTGATCAAAGCCTGCAGGCATGAATATCTGCGTTATTCCAAGAGGCAGCATAAATTTAATTACGAGGAGGAAGCTCTGAACGACCTTTATGAGCCCGAAGAGCAAATGAGCCGTCTTCTTGATAAAGAACGACAGCGTATTCTGGAAGCCTGTCTGGAAGAATTACGAGAAAAAAGCCGGAAGTTCATTGAGTACTTTATAGACAAGCCGGATGCTACTACTGAAGAAGCTATGCAGGAATTCGATATTTCAAGCGCGAATGTGCGTACGCGAAAATCCCGAATTCTGAGCAGATTACATCATTGTTACAAGAGAAAGTCGAACGAGTAGATCTTCAGAAATGAATTCGGACTGAGTTGAAAGCTATTTCAACCGTGAGTCCGGTCTCAGCTAATTGACCGGTTAAGGGGGAGTGCAGGGCATAGAATATTCCGTCAAAGATCAGCAAAAAGCCGCCTTGCATCATTAATGACTTCCCATAGCCTGTGAGACGCTCAGATCCTTTACGTAAGCCGCGTTCCCACAGCCATGCACCGGTTGCTATATACCCCAGATCCAGACCGGCATTGAGCAACAAAAACTTATCCAGATTATTCATCTTTCCAAAGATCTCCGAGGACGAAAGAGAGAAGGGGTCTGTAGTACTCAGACTGTAAAGACTAGCCCCGGCTATAGCGAAATTCACCAGGTTCCATCCTGCATTCATCTGATGGAAATACTTAGTGCTGCCACTGCTCTTTAAAGTGCCGATCGCACCACTGATGATGTTGACTGTGGCCCAGGATCCTAAAACATACATTGCACTGCGCTGAAGGTCCTGAGAACGGCTGAACAAATTATTCATTTCATTACCTGAAATTTGAGCGTGTAACATTTCAGAGCCGAAAAGAAATAATAGGGTAATAAGAATAGATCCTGTTAGAATATTTTTTTTGTAACACATTTTGTGTGATGCTTTATTTTGCTGCCAGTTCCAATACCTGATCTTCCAGAATTGCATAAACTCTGTCTCCGGTTTTATGTTCGATCCTATGCGTTCCTGTGAATCCTCCAAAAGAAGGTAAAATGGAATATTCTTCCCTGAATAGAAAACAGGGCAGGTAAACGGACTGTCTTCCTCTACCCCTGATCTTGACTGAGGGATGAATGTGTCCGTGCATGAAATATCCCTCCGGGTCTTCCTTGAGATCATCAGGATCATGAGTAAAGAAAAAAGGTCCTTCCTTTATATAATTATGAGCAGATATGCCCAGCAGGCTGTAAAAATAAGGATCCAGTTTATCATGGTTTCCCAATGTGAGTTCTATTTCGAGTGCAGAATTCCGGTCTCTCCATTTGCCGAATTCCTGCATCTCATTATTATAGTCACTGTGAAAAAGATCGCCAAGGATCAGTAAACGGGATGGTTCAAAC
This genomic window contains:
- a CDS encoding RNA polymerase sigma factor → MSNGRVDYSELVEALQKGDDAKAGELINEVLPRLQDYLAVVMNAERGAARECVQQAFLDVFEQIRKDKIKESKYIFSYLIKACRHEYLRYSKRQHKFNYEEEALNDLYEPEEQMSRLLDKERQRILEACLEELREKSRKFIEYFIDKPDATTEEAMQEFDISSANVRTRKSRILSRLHHCYKRKSNE
- a CDS encoding DUF6992 family protein, which gives rise to MNNLFSRSQDLQRSAMYVLGSWATVNIISGAIGTLKSSGSTKYFHQMNAGWNLVNFAIAGASLYSLSTTDPFSLSSSEIFGKMNNLDKFLLLNAGLDLGYIATGAWLWERGLRKGSERLTGYGKSLMMQGGFLLIFDGIFYALHSPLTGQLAETGLTVEIAFNSVRIHF
- the pdeM gene encoding ligase-associated DNA damage response endonuclease PdeM — its product is MSKESTEIIICQQGLVLHPDKALFWKEENTLILSDPHFSKTAHFRKNGIAVPASVDDNNYRIMDQLIDLFEPSRLLILGDLFHSDYNNEMQEFGKWRDRNSALEIELTLGNHDKLDPYFYSLLGISAHNYIKEGPFFFTHDPDDLKEDPEGYFMHGHIHPSVKIRGRGRQSVYLPCFLFREEYSILPSFGGFTGTHRIEHKTGDRVYAILEDQVLELAAK